From Carassius auratus strain Wakin chromosome 1, ASM336829v1, whole genome shotgun sequence, the proteins below share one genomic window:
- the LOC113102780 gene encoding reticulophagy regulator 2-like isoform X2: MASRRASVSSSSAGLEAWFPAPGSAEDEPELRRLRERLRGWLSQCEPAVICAQRLLVWERPLYSSIAALALNTLFWLLSSTSLRPLFLLSVSLIGLTLLERWKGKLPQITVWHPEPSVVERETLSEQPRLLSIEELSHHLAESYLTFRLYIQEMLQYKRQNHGKFCIMMCSGCVLLAMVGHYVPGIMISYIILLSVLLWPLVVYHELIQKMYTGLEPILMKLDYSMKGDTQRRKYDKRRLKKEQGEGDEPRAETESESESESEEELSCFAPTVDVKTTALAMAITDSELSDEEASILESGGFSVSRATTPQLTDVSEDMDQQSVHSEPEEAFTRDLAEFPSVDELPSIEPGLFHFPLGVLGSEQTGASGSELQEEPLSPASLLIQHLASPLHFVNTHFNGHRQAAGADQSIVGTDKEGRGLAEDVSRPTRSLEALSEEIVSTAISTVVQNTLSALLRSTEASEGEGDLASFLPTEPPPCPIESSLESPSSKEASVEEEEEDGDVTEASTEEQPDLTLVPAEEEDFELLDQSELEQMDEGLGLGVDGQEVGGASTETPPSSQQHADQHDS, encoded by the exons ATGGCGAGCAGACGGGCCTCGGTGTCCTCCTCATCGGCGGGTCTGGAGGCCTGGTTCCCCGCGCCCGGTAGCGCGGAGGACGAGCCGGAGCTGCGGCGGCTTCGGGAGCGGCTGCGCGGGTGGCTGTCGCAGTGTGAGCCCGCGGTGATCTGCGCGCAGCGGCTGCTGGTGTGGGAGAGGCCGCTGTACAGCAGCATCGCCGCGCTCGCGCTCAACACGCTGTTCTG GCTCCTGTCGTCCACATCTCTGAGACCCTTGTTCCTCCTGAGTGTGTCTCTCATTGGACTGACGTTACTGGAGAGATGGAAAGGCAAGCTGCCGCAGATCACCG TGTGGCATCCAGAGCCGTCTGTCGTTGAGAG AGAAACGCTAAGTGAGCAGCCACGTTTGTTAAGCATCGAGGAGCTCAGCCATCATCTTGCAGAGAGTTACCTCACCTTCAGGCTTTACATCCAAGAAATGCTTCAGTATAAACGACAAAACCATGGCAAG TTCTGCATCATGATGTGTTCAGGATGTGTCCTGCTGGCCATGGTTGGACATTACGTTCCCGGGATTATGATCTCCTACATCATAT TGCTGAGTGTGCTGCTGTGGCCGCTGGTGGTTTACCATGAGCTGATCCAGAAAATGTACACCGGACTGGAGCCCATACTGATGAAACTCGACTACAGCATGAAAGGAGACACACAGCGCCGCAAATACGACAAGAGAA ggcTAAAGAAGGAGCAGGGAGAGGGTGATGAACCGAGGGCAGAGAcggagagcgagagcgagagcgagagcgaggaAGAGCTGTCATGTTTCGCCCCTACT GTGGATGTGAAGACTACGGCTCTGGCGATGGCCATCACAGACTCTGAGCTGTCCGATGAGGAGGCGTCCATACTGGAGAGTGGAGGATTCTCTGTATCCAGAGCCACTACACCACAGCTCACAGACGTCTCTGAAG ACATGGATCAGCAGAGCGTGCACAGTGAACCGGAGGAGGCGTTCACTAGAGATCTAGCGGAGTTCCCGTCGGTGGATGAACTGCCTTCTATTGAACCGGGGCTGTTCCATTTCCCGTTGGGTGTCCTGGGGTCCGAGCAGACGGGAGCGTCCGGCTCCGAGCTCCAGGAGGAACCGCTGTCTCCTGCCAGCCTCCTCATCCAGCACTTAGCATCGCCGCTCCACTTTGTCAACACGCACTTCAATGGACACAGACAAGCGGCGGGGGCAGACCAAAGCATTGTGGGTACTGATAAAGAGGGAAGGGGATTGGCTGAGGATGTTTCGAGACCCACTCGGTCCCTGGAAGCCCTTAGTGAGGAGATAGTGAGCACGGCCATCTCTACTGTTGTACAGAACACTCTCTCAGCCCTGTTGCGATCTACGGAGGCTAGCGAAGGAGAAGGAGACCTGGCTTCGTTTCTTCCCACCGAACCGCCTCCTTGTCCGATTGAATCGTCCCTCGAGTCACCATCATCCAAAGAAGCCAGtgtagaggaagaggaagaggatggTGACGTCACCGAAGCAAGCACCGAAGAGCAGCCGGATCTCACGCTCGTACCCGCGGAGGAAGAGGACTTTGAGCTTCTGGACCAAAGTGAACTGGAACAAATGGACGAGGGGTTGGGCCTTGGTGTTGATGGACAggaagtgggcggggcttccaCAGAAACACCCCCAAGCAGTCAGCAGCACGCAGACCAGCATGATTCTTAG
- the LOC113102780 gene encoding reticulophagy regulator 2-like isoform X1, with product MASRRASVSSSSAGLEAWFPAPGSAEDEPELRRLRERLRGWLSQCEPAVICAQRLLVWERPLYSSIAALALNTLFWLLSSTSLRPLFLLSVSLIGLTLLERWKGKLPQITVWHPEPSVVERETLSEQPRLLSIEELSHHLAESYLTFRLYIQEMLQYKRQNHGKFCIMMCSGCVLLAMVGHYVPGIMISYIILLSVLLWPLVVYHELIQKMYTGLEPILMKLDYSMKGDTQRRKYDKRRLKKEQGEGDEPRAETESESESESEEELSCFAPTVDVKTTALAMAITDSELSDEEASILESGGFSVSRATTPQLTDVSEADMDQQSVHSEPEEAFTRDLAEFPSVDELPSIEPGLFHFPLGVLGSEQTGASGSELQEEPLSPASLLIQHLASPLHFVNTHFNGHRQAAGADQSIVGTDKEGRGLAEDVSRPTRSLEALSEEIVSTAISTVVQNTLSALLRSTEASEGEGDLASFLPTEPPPCPIESSLESPSSKEASVEEEEEDGDVTEASTEEQPDLTLVPAEEEDFELLDQSELEQMDEGLGLGVDGQEVGGASTETPPSSQQHADQHDS from the exons ATGGCGAGCAGACGGGCCTCGGTGTCCTCCTCATCGGCGGGTCTGGAGGCCTGGTTCCCCGCGCCCGGTAGCGCGGAGGACGAGCCGGAGCTGCGGCGGCTTCGGGAGCGGCTGCGCGGGTGGCTGTCGCAGTGTGAGCCCGCGGTGATCTGCGCGCAGCGGCTGCTGGTGTGGGAGAGGCCGCTGTACAGCAGCATCGCCGCGCTCGCGCTCAACACGCTGTTCTG GCTCCTGTCGTCCACATCTCTGAGACCCTTGTTCCTCCTGAGTGTGTCTCTCATTGGACTGACGTTACTGGAGAGATGGAAAGGCAAGCTGCCGCAGATCACCG TGTGGCATCCAGAGCCGTCTGTCGTTGAGAG AGAAACGCTAAGTGAGCAGCCACGTTTGTTAAGCATCGAGGAGCTCAGCCATCATCTTGCAGAGAGTTACCTCACCTTCAGGCTTTACATCCAAGAAATGCTTCAGTATAAACGACAAAACCATGGCAAG TTCTGCATCATGATGTGTTCAGGATGTGTCCTGCTGGCCATGGTTGGACATTACGTTCCCGGGATTATGATCTCCTACATCATAT TGCTGAGTGTGCTGCTGTGGCCGCTGGTGGTTTACCATGAGCTGATCCAGAAAATGTACACCGGACTGGAGCCCATACTGATGAAACTCGACTACAGCATGAAAGGAGACACACAGCGCCGCAAATACGACAAGAGAA ggcTAAAGAAGGAGCAGGGAGAGGGTGATGAACCGAGGGCAGAGAcggagagcgagagcgagagcgagagcgaggaAGAGCTGTCATGTTTCGCCCCTACT GTGGATGTGAAGACTACGGCTCTGGCGATGGCCATCACAGACTCTGAGCTGTCCGATGAGGAGGCGTCCATACTGGAGAGTGGAGGATTCTCTGTATCCAGAGCCACTACACCACAGCTCACAGACGTCTCTGAAG CAGACATGGATCAGCAGAGCGTGCACAGTGAACCGGAGGAGGCGTTCACTAGAGATCTAGCGGAGTTCCCGTCGGTGGATGAACTGCCTTCTATTGAACCGGGGCTGTTCCATTTCCCGTTGGGTGTCCTGGGGTCCGAGCAGACGGGAGCGTCCGGCTCCGAGCTCCAGGAGGAACCGCTGTCTCCTGCCAGCCTCCTCATCCAGCACTTAGCATCGCCGCTCCACTTTGTCAACACGCACTTCAATGGACACAGACAAGCGGCGGGGGCAGACCAAAGCATTGTGGGTACTGATAAAGAGGGAAGGGGATTGGCTGAGGATGTTTCGAGACCCACTCGGTCCCTGGAAGCCCTTAGTGAGGAGATAGTGAGCACGGCCATCTCTACTGTTGTACAGAACACTCTCTCAGCCCTGTTGCGATCTACGGAGGCTAGCGAAGGAGAAGGAGACCTGGCTTCGTTTCTTCCCACCGAACCGCCTCCTTGTCCGATTGAATCGTCCCTCGAGTCACCATCATCCAAAGAAGCCAGtgtagaggaagaggaagaggatggTGACGTCACCGAAGCAAGCACCGAAGAGCAGCCGGATCTCACGCTCGTACCCGCGGAGGAAGAGGACTTTGAGCTTCTGGACCAAAGTGAACTGGAACAAATGGACGAGGGGTTGGGCCTTGGTGTTGATGGACAggaagtgggcggggcttccaCAGAAACACCCCCAAGCAGTCAGCAGCACGCAGACCAGCATGATTCTTAG
- the LOC113103143 gene encoding 5'-AMP-activated protein kinase subunit gamma-1-like, with translation MDTVTQENCHEDYFMNRTDPDPNAEAYMNFVKKHCCYDAIPTSCKLVIFDTTLQVKKAFFALVANGLRAAPLWDNKLQRFVGKTELAECVHIIFIYELFSCLFHSLAIFTGMLTITDFINILHRYYRSPMVQIYELEEHKIETWRDVYLQYHDQCLISITPDASLFDAVYSLLKHKIHRLPVIDPQSGNVLHILTHKRILKFLHIFGAAMPKPRFLKMQIKDAGIGTFTDVATVSQTASVYDALSVFVERRVSALPVVDDNGKVVALYSRFDVINLAAQKTYNNLSMSMQEAMRRRCCSVEGVIKCYPDETLETAIDRIVKAEVHRLVLVDRDDVVRGIISLSDLLQAFVLSPAGTFQDTQGPRTI, from the exons ATGGACACTGTCACGCAG GAGAATTGTCATGAGGACTATTTCATGAACAGAACAG ACCCCGATCCAAATGCAGAAGCTTATATGAACTTTGTGAAGAAACACTGTTGTTATGATGCAATTCCCACCAGCTGCAAACTGGTCATTTTTGACACCACACTGCAG GTGAAGAAGGCCTTTTTTGCTTTGGTTGCAAATGGCCTGAGAGCAGCCCCTCTCTGGGACAACAAACTGCAGAGATTTGTGGGTAAGACTGAACTTGCTGAATGTGTGCATATTATTTTTATCTATGAATTGTTCTCTTGTTTATTTCATTCCCTTGCCATTTTCACAGGTATGCTGACAATCACAGATTTCATCAATATTCTTCATCGGTATTACAGGTCACCTATG GTTCAGATCTATGAACTGGAGGAGCACAAGATTGAGACATGGAGAG ACGTGTATCTGCAATATCATGATCAGTGTCTTATCAGTATCACACCAGATGCGAG CCTTTTTGATGCAGTCTACTCTTTACTGAAACACAAAATCCACAGGCTGCCAGTCATCGATCCACAGTCTGGAAATGTCCTTCACATACTGACCCATAAAAGAATCCTCAAGTTCCTTCATATATTT GGAGCTGCAATGCCCAAGCCACGCTTCTTGAAGATGCAAATTAAAGATGCAGGAATAGGAACTTTCACAGATGTGGCGACTGTCTCACAGACAGCCTCTGTGTACGATGCACTTTCAGTGTTTGTTGAGCGACGTGTGTCCGCTCTCCCAGTGGTGGATGACAATG gcAAGGTGGTTGCCCTGTATTCCAGATTTGACGTGATT AATCTTGCAGCACAGAAAACCTACAACAACCTTAGCATGAGCATGCAGGAGGCCATGCGGAGGAGATGCTGTTCTGTGGAAGGAGTCATTAAATGTTACCCTGATGAAACTTTGGAAACTGCTATTGACCGAATAGTCAAGGCCGAG GTCCATAGGCTGGTGCTTGTGGACAGAGATGACGTGGTCCGAGGAATAATCTCTCTCTCAGACCTGCTGCAGGCCTTCGTTTTATCTCCAGCAG GCACCTTTCAAGACACTCAAGGACCCCgtacaatataa